The following are encoded in a window of Planctomycetaceae bacterium genomic DNA:
- a CDS encoding insulinase family protein produces the protein MRKLILLFVALVLLPGVLAASGSGKLFDYQKTVLDNGLTVITLEDFSCPIVAVQVWYNVGSKNEDPNRQGFAHMFEHMMFRGTDRLGPEEHFSIIRSVGGSCNGYTSFDRTVYLETLPAEQIDVALWLEAERMTFLKITQDYFFTERKVVEEELRQRLNKPYGTISEKVFDAVFAGTPYRWMPIGQISHLRAASTNELRNFWQKYYGPENATLIIVGAVKHQQAQELAKKYFGWIEGKAKPQQIQVKQHYPDKPEDVIIKGELAPAPIVGVRWLTVPACSDDTTALDLLSVIIGSGNSSRIYSELVDTKRLAVSADAETYSLQQAGLFAIDAVLPQTGGEPNTVMKLIEECVAKVRTDGVTAEELEKAKNLMLRSLVTQNLEIENKAEALGAAAIDMGDVNFVNTSIDDIKKVTTEKIREVANKYLTPEKVFRIYVPQNIDGPVFSKNSGQESTVVSDTNDANEPKPGRGHSVRPQDYPQSVPFAKSNISGLKPETYSQKLANGLTVMVVPNKEVPFITVQLGIKYGGWTDEIPGTCSMAMSLLEKGTKKYSAAQLAEKLESQAISLSVSGGMDNSGVAVSCVSDRIENAMELMAEVVLNPTFPAVEFDKEKEKLLTDLAVKQQTPEYIADKEFRKKLYGNHPYSRTSTGEVEDINKLSADICKKWWNTYSQPNQAVLIFAGDIEKSKAVELAEKNFGKWHNAVEPKVKENFALPDNNQPTEIYLVNYLGSHQSQIRIGKLGITRKVQPEYFTSRIVSDYFGFGFNSRLNKSIRIEKGLTYGVWGGYIANNMAGEFEISTFSKTASTADAVKGILEEINRLKTVPPESNELSQSKSYIAGSFVINRETPQQIAKDLWLIKSQNLNDDYLDKLLSSVQGTKIEDCKNLVDKTLTPNKLIIVVVGDANTLQPQLEKIAPVKIVK, from the coding sequence ATGCGAAAGTTGATTTTACTGTTTGTCGCGTTAGTTTTACTTCCGGGAGTTTTAGCCGCTTCAGGGTCCGGCAAGCTATTTGATTATCAAAAAACTGTTCTGGATAACGGCCTGACCGTTATTACTCTTGAGGATTTTTCATGTCCGATTGTAGCCGTGCAGGTTTGGTATAACGTCGGCAGCAAGAATGAAGACCCGAATCGGCAGGGCTTTGCGCACATGTTTGAGCATATGATGTTTCGCGGCACAGACAGATTAGGTCCCGAAGAACATTTCAGTATTATTCGCTCGGTCGGCGGCTCCTGTAACGGCTACACAAGTTTCGACAGGACAGTATATCTTGAAACGCTGCCCGCGGAACAGATTGACGTTGCGCTGTGGCTCGAAGCGGAAAGAATGACGTTTCTTAAAATCACACAGGACTACTTTTTTACGGAACGTAAGGTTGTTGAGGAAGAGTTAAGACAAAGATTGAACAAGCCTTACGGCACGATTTCTGAAAAGGTGTTTGATGCAGTATTTGCAGGGACTCCTTATCGGTGGATGCCGATTGGTCAGATATCACATTTGCGGGCCGCGTCCACAAATGAACTTCGCAATTTCTGGCAGAAGTATTATGGGCCGGAGAACGCAACGCTGATAATTGTCGGCGCTGTTAAGCATCAACAGGCACAGGAACTTGCGAAAAAATATTTCGGCTGGATAGAGGGCAAAGCCAAACCGCAGCAGATACAAGTCAAACAGCATTATCCTGACAAGCCGGAGGACGTGATAATCAAAGGCGAACTTGCCCCGGCACCTATTGTCGGCGTAAGATGGCTGACAGTGCCGGCGTGCAGCGATGACACTACCGCTCTCGATTTGCTTTCTGTAATTATCGGTTCCGGCAATTCGAGCAGGATATACTCTGAATTGGTCGATACGAAGCGTTTGGCAGTAAGTGCTGACGCCGAAACATACTCATTGCAGCAGGCAGGTCTTTTCGCAATCGATGCTGTTTTGCCGCAAACTGGAGGCGAACCTAATACAGTCATGAAACTCATTGAAGAGTGCGTTGCGAAAGTCAGAACTGATGGTGTAACTGCGGAGGAACTTGAAAAGGCAAAGAATCTAATGTTGCGAAGCTTAGTTACGCAAAACCTTGAAATTGAGAACAAGGCAGAGGCGTTAGGCGCAGCTGCGATAGATATGGGTGATGTAAATTTTGTCAATACTTCGATTGATGATATCAAAAAAGTTACGACTGAAAAAATTAGGGAAGTCGCGAATAAATATCTTACGCCGGAAAAAGTTTTCAGAATTTATGTCCCGCAGAATATCGACGGCCCTGTATTCAGCAAAAATTCAGGACAAGAATCCACTGTCGTATCGGACACAAATGACGCCAACGAGCCAAAGCCCGGCAGAGGCCACAGCGTTCGTCCGCAGGATTATCCACAGTCTGTTCCATTTGCGAAATCGAATATCAGTGGTCTAAAGCCCGAAACTTACAGCCAAAAGCTGGCTAACGGTCTGACTGTAATGGTTGTTCCGAATAAGGAAGTTCCGTTTATTACCGTTCAGCTCGGCATAAAATACGGCGGTTGGACAGATGAAATTCCCGGCACGTGTTCGATGGCTATGAGCCTTCTTGAAAAAGGAACGAAAAAATATTCAGCGGCGCAGCTTGCCGAAAAGCTGGAAAGCCAGGCGATTTCACTGTCAGTCTCCGGCGGTATGGACAACAGCGGCGTGGCGGTGAGTTGCGTTTCGGACAGAATTGAAAACGCTATGGAATTGATGGCGGAAGTTGTTTTGAATCCGACTTTCCCGGCAGTTGAGTTTGATAAGGAAAAGGAAAAACTGCTGACAGATCTTGCTGTCAAGCAGCAGACGCCGGAATATATAGCTGATAAAGAATTTCGCAAAAAGCTTTACGGCAACCATCCGTACAGTAGAACATCCACAGGCGAAGTTGAAGATATTAATAAACTTTCAGCGGATATATGCAAAAAATGGTGGAATACTTATTCGCAGCCGAATCAGGCGGTTCTTATATTCGCCGGCGATATCGAAAAGAGTAAAGCTGTTGAACTTGCGGAGAAAAATTTCGGCAAATGGCACAACGCTGTTGAGCCGAAAGTGAAGGAAAATTTTGCTTTGCCGGACAATAATCAGCCGACGGAAATATATCTTGTTAATTATCTCGGCAGTCATCAAAGCCAGATACGCATCGGCAAGCTCGGTATTACACGCAAAGTGCAGCCTGAATATTTCACGAGCAGAATCGTTTCGGATTATTTCGGCTTCGGCTTCAACAGCAGACTCAATAAATCTATTAGAATTGAAAAAGGTCTGACCTATGGCGTTTGGGGCGGATATATAGCGAATAATATGGCGGGCGAATTCGAGATTTCAACATTCAGCAAAACAGCGTCAACTGCCGACGCTGTAAAGGGGATTCTTGAAGAAATCAACAGGCTCAAAACGGTTCCGCCTGAAAGCAATGAGCTGTCGCAGAGCAAGTCTTATATCGCGGGCAGTTTTGTGATTAATCGTGAAACGCCGCAGCAGATTGCCAAGGATTTATGGCTTATAAAATCGCAGAATTTAAATGACGATTATCTTGATAAACTGCTTTCGTCCGTGCAGGGCACGAAAATTGAAGATTGCAAAAACCTCGTTGATAAAACGCTGACTCCGAATAAATTAATAATTGTAGTCGTAGGCGATGCGAACACGTTGCAGCCCCAGCTTGAGAAGATTGCGCCTGTAAAAATCGTAAAATAG
- the hcp gene encoding type VI secretion system tube protein Hcp, translating to MKTTCLLMSIVFCFVFTAVSFSAETVHLTLIGQDQGWIQGDSTLISLGRENTIEASAYTHMLVGEPDPRNGITGEVRDHFPVSILKKFDRSTPRLFRAWCNHERLQATFKFYRPDPSGDGTTQHFYTVVLNNAYISGIRKEVPNTIDAQTSNYPPVERISFTYGDIQEIWVPDGFAYGDEWHANTTKIPLSDVNFDGIVNMKDFAILADDWMTQY from the coding sequence ATGAAAACTACCTGCTTACTCATGTCAATCGTGTTTTGCTTTGTTTTCACAGCCGTATCTTTCAGTGCTGAAACCGTACATCTTACACTGATTGGGCAAGATCAAGGCTGGATACAAGGAGATTCAACACTAATTTCACTGGGACGGGAAAATACAATCGAAGCATCAGCATATACGCACATGCTTGTCGGCGAGCCGGATCCAAGAAACGGCATCACAGGTGAGGTGCGGGACCATTTTCCGGTTTCCATTCTAAAGAAGTTTGACCGTTCTACGCCTCGGCTGTTTAGAGCATGGTGCAATCACGAAAGGCTGCAGGCGACATTTAAATTTTACCGCCCCGATCCCAGCGGCGACGGTACGACACAGCACTTTTATACGGTGGTATTGAACAACGCATATATTTCCGGCATTCGCAAGGAAGTTCCTAATACTATTGATGCCCAAACATCAAACTATCCCCCCGTGGAACGGATTTCATTTACATACGGCGATATACAAGAAATTTGGGTACCGGACGGTTTTGCTTATGGCGATGAATGGCATGCAAATACCACAAAAATACCTTTGAGCGATGTCAATTTTGACGGCATCGTCAATATGAAAGATTTTGCTATCCTGGCCGATGATTGGATGACGCAATACTAA
- a CDS encoding RNA polymerase sigma factor, whose product MENDLQDILASAAGDGEAYRRLVKAYEQQIARLMWRFTRDKNECEILVQDVFVEAFFSLKSYRGQGPFPHWLNKIATRVGYRFWKQQTKARLFVEVEDFDNINAPQTEEQIDPTEAAAALHKLLERLQTDDRLVLTLMYFEDCSIEEIAQRMGWTRAGTKMRAMRARSKLKKAAEKENFSERFEWIK is encoded by the coding sequence ATGGAAAATGACTTACAGGACATATTAGCCAGTGCCGCCGGTGATGGCGAGGCTTATCGCAGGCTGGTAAAGGCCTACGAACAGCAAATCGCTCGGCTTATGTGGCGATTTACGCGAGACAAGAACGAGTGCGAAATTCTTGTCCAGGATGTCTTTGTTGAGGCGTTTTTTAGTCTTAAAAGCTATCGCGGTCAGGGGCCATTTCCACACTGGCTGAATAAGATTGCAACGCGTGTCGGCTATCGGTTCTGGAAGCAGCAAACCAAAGCAAGATTGTTCGTCGAAGTCGAGGATTTCGACAACATCAACGCACCCCAGACCGAAGAGCAAATTGACCCGACCGAAGCGGCTGCTGCTTTGCATAAGCTGCTGGAAAGACTTCAGACCGACGACAGACTCGTGCTGACGCTGATGTATTTTGAGGACTGCTCGATTGAAGAAATCGCGCAGAGGATGGGATGGACTCGTGCAGGGACGAAAATGCGGGCGATGCGGGCTCGTTCAAAACTGAAAAAAGCTGCTGAAAAAGAAAATTTTTCGGAGAGATTCGAATGGATAAAATAA